From a region of the Daphnia magna isolate NIES linkage group LG1, ASM2063170v1.1, whole genome shotgun sequence genome:
- the LOC123469354 gene encoding coiled-coil domain-containing protein 186-like isoform X1: MMDPSCLENVAISEVNGTTVLNELNVIIPENVVPNGTHPDPDGSAPVIYDIMKEKSQDLSVGSDFSEVVNQVDPLQSDHEERYNSLLEEQNNCQKEILELRSHLIKSEEYWQQQLAKLKTEYESKLSKVQKERDSMVVKYAHSEKEVIVAHSQRDSMEKKMKDSFKERDVLLEKIKAMNNEKARVCNMLEVKSNEYFASQREVDRLKEEVNSREIKLRWGQNKLKVETESHQETQSKYEKSVQLIKLLKDEIEDLKRNCNELKSKQSDAKAINDAHLLEEKARLIMEKQSLEEKTAGYKNALKEFEMVKTRHTQLVEENSSLLSKLQVIQKERSEQEDNINQLKEQVCQQRDSLIQAQTKLAEMDGVQTQLEYQRQRDSKHQEELDLIKQSNIDLEEDMQRCRAKESELLEFTQRLTETNVRLQSELATIHEEAQLLKTHRDEILAKLEEVERKWKNAKLELTHEQENRNGEATAWARTVSEKSRLCEDLQTQVRELQNELASVRRKHAINLKELTRELRVTKKRLDQIESSSANANATHNNDGTSLGSRTSSNTSLNTTGIEHRTPEHSPSPTSAPVNMSPDWERSALFEKMVRVQRDNARKSEKLDFLEEHVQDLVAEVKKKNRIIQFFFAKEDAGSLASEASDRHKDMKLLYQAEMAKHGGIMSSMYNMKSLDNGLSLELSMEINQKLQSVLEDTLLKNIMLKDNLSTLGAEVARISQQYQSLLQQQKQA, encoded by the exons ATGATGGATCCGTCTTGTTTGGAAAACGTTGCAATTTCTGAAGTGAATGGTACAACTGTACTAAACGAACTGAATGTAATAATCCCCGAGAACGTTGTTCCAAATGGGACACATCCAGATCCAGATGGGTCAGCTCCAGTTATTTATGACATAATGAAAGAGAAATCCCAAGATTTGTCAGTTGGATCTGATTTTTCAGAAGTTGTTAACCAAGTGGATCCGCTCCAAAGTGATCATGAAGAAAG GTATAACAGTCTGCTAGAAGAACAGAATAATTGCCAAAAAGAGATTTTGGAATTGAGAAGCCATCTTATTAAAAGTGAAGAATATTGGCAACAGCAACTTGCAAAGCTGAAAACTGAATATGAATCCAAATTATCCAAA GTGCAAAAAGAAAGGGATTCTATGGTTGTCAAGTACGCACACAGTGAAAAAGAAGTCATTGTTGCCCACAGCCAGAGAGACAgcatggaaaagaaaatgaaagactCATTCAAAGAGCGAGATGTTCTGTTGGAGAAGATCAAAGCAATGAATAACGAAAAAGCTAGAGTGTGCAATATGCTGGAAGTTAAG TCCAATGAGTATTTCGCCTCCCAAAGAGAAGTTGATAGACTAAAAGAAGAAGTCAATTCCAGAGAGATCAAACTCCGTTGGGGCCAAAACAAGCTAAAAGTTGAAACCGAAAGTCATCAG GAAACACAATCGAAATATGAGAAAAGCGTGCAGCTAATCAAACTACTCAAGGATGAAATAGAAGACCTAAAGCGCAACTGTAACGAACTGAAATCCAAGCAGAGTGATGCCAAAGCAATCAATGACGCCCATCTGCTCGAAGAAAAAGCACGCCTTATTATGGAAAAACAAAGTTTGGAGGAGAAAACGGCCGGTTATAAAAACGCCCTCAAAGAGTTCGAGATGGTGAAAACTAGACATACCCAGCTAGTTGAAGAAAATAGCAGCCTTTTGTCCAAA CTACAAGTTATTCAGAAAGAGCGATCGGAACAGGAAGACAACATCAACCAATTAAAAGAACAAGTGTGTCAGCAGCGGGATTCTCTGATTCAAGCTCAAACCAAATTGGCCGAAATGGATGGAGTGCAAACACAGTTAGAATA CCAAAGGCAAAGAGACTCGAAACACCAGGAAGAACTTGACCTCATCAAGCAATCTAATATAGATTTAGAAGAGGACATGCAAAGATGCCGGGCGaaagaaagtgaacttctTGAATTCACTCAACGACTTACTGAAACTAATGTTCGACTCCAGTCAGAATTGGCCACCATCCACGAGGAG GCCCAATTATTGAAAACTCACAGGGATGAAATCCTTGCCAAGCTGGAAGAAGTCGAGCGCAAGTGGAAGAATGCCAAGCTAGAGTTAACACATGAGCAAGAGAACCGGAATGGCGAGGCGACCGCTTGGGCACGTACTGTCTCGGAGAAATCTCGGCTTTGCGAAGATTTGCAAACACAAGTCCGCGAACTACAGAACGAGCTGGCATCGGTCCGTAGAAAACACGCCATTAATCTCAAG GAATTGACACGAGAGTTGAGGGTGACTAAGAAACGGCTTGATCAGATTGAGTCGTCATCAGCAAACGCCAACGCTACTCACAACAATGACGGAACCAGTTTGGGTTCCAGGACGAGTTCGAACACGTCCTTGAACACCACAGGCATC GAGCATCGAACCCCAGAGCATTCTCCTTCCCCCACGTCTGCACCGGTCAACATGTCACCGGATTGGGAGCGTAGCgccctttttgaaaaaatggtTCGCGTCCAACGTGACAATGCCCGAAAGAGCGAGAAACTCGATTTCCTGGAAGAGCACGTCCAAGATCTTGTGGCTGAAGTCAAGAAAAAGAACCGAATCATCCAATTCTTCTTTGCAAAGGAGGATGCAGGGTCGCTGGCTAGTGAGGCTAGTGATCGACACAAG GACATGAAGTTGTTGTATCAG GCTGAGATGGCGAAGCACGGTGGCATCATGTCGTCCATGTACAATATGAAGAGCCTGGACAACGGTCTGAGCCTGGAACTGAGCATGGAAATCAACCAGAAGCTGCAGAGTGTCCTGGAAGACacacttttgaaaaacataatgCTTAAA GATAACTTGAGTACATTAGGCGCTGAAGTAGCTAGGATAAGCCAACAATATCAATCGCTAttgcaacaacaaaagcaAGCGTAA
- the LOC123469354 gene encoding coiled-coil domain-containing protein 186-like isoform X2 has translation MMDPSCLENVAISEVNGTTVLNELNVIIPENVVPNGTHPDPDGSAPVIYDIMKEKSQDLSVGSDFSEVVNQVDPLQSDHEERYNSLLEEQNNCQKEILELRSHLIKSEEYWQQQLAKLKTEYESKLSKVQKERDSMVVKYAHSEKEVIVAHSQRDSMEKKMKDSFKERDVLLEKIKAMNNEKARVCNMLEVKSNEYFASQREVDRLKEEVNSREIKLRWGQNKLKVETESHQETQSKYEKSVQLIKLLKDEIEDLKRNCNELKSKQSDAKAINDAHLLEEKARLIMEKQSLEEKTAGYKNALKEFEMVKTRHTQLVEENSSLLSKLQVIQKERSEQEDNINQLKEQVCQQRDSLIQAQTKLAEMDGVQTQLEYQRQRDSKHQEELDLIKQSNIDLEEDMQRCRAKESELLEFTQRLTETNVRLQSELATIHEEAQLLKTHRDEILAKLEEVERKWKNAKLELTHEQENRNGEATAWARTVSEKSRLCEDLQTQVRELQNELASVRRKHAINLKELTRELRVTKKRLDQIESSSANANATHNNDGTSLGSRTSSNTSLNTTGIEHRTPEHSPSPTSAPVNMSPDWERSALFEKMVRVQRDNARKSEKLDFLEEHVQDLVAEVKKKNRIIQFFFAKEDAGSLASEASDRHKAEMAKHGGIMSSMYNMKSLDNGLSLELSMEINQKLQSVLEDTLLKNIMLKDNLSTLGAEVARISQQYQSLLQQQKQA, from the exons ATGATGGATCCGTCTTGTTTGGAAAACGTTGCAATTTCTGAAGTGAATGGTACAACTGTACTAAACGAACTGAATGTAATAATCCCCGAGAACGTTGTTCCAAATGGGACACATCCAGATCCAGATGGGTCAGCTCCAGTTATTTATGACATAATGAAAGAGAAATCCCAAGATTTGTCAGTTGGATCTGATTTTTCAGAAGTTGTTAACCAAGTGGATCCGCTCCAAAGTGATCATGAAGAAAG GTATAACAGTCTGCTAGAAGAACAGAATAATTGCCAAAAAGAGATTTTGGAATTGAGAAGCCATCTTATTAAAAGTGAAGAATATTGGCAACAGCAACTTGCAAAGCTGAAAACTGAATATGAATCCAAATTATCCAAA GTGCAAAAAGAAAGGGATTCTATGGTTGTCAAGTACGCACACAGTGAAAAAGAAGTCATTGTTGCCCACAGCCAGAGAGACAgcatggaaaagaaaatgaaagactCATTCAAAGAGCGAGATGTTCTGTTGGAGAAGATCAAAGCAATGAATAACGAAAAAGCTAGAGTGTGCAATATGCTGGAAGTTAAG TCCAATGAGTATTTCGCCTCCCAAAGAGAAGTTGATAGACTAAAAGAAGAAGTCAATTCCAGAGAGATCAAACTCCGTTGGGGCCAAAACAAGCTAAAAGTTGAAACCGAAAGTCATCAG GAAACACAATCGAAATATGAGAAAAGCGTGCAGCTAATCAAACTACTCAAGGATGAAATAGAAGACCTAAAGCGCAACTGTAACGAACTGAAATCCAAGCAGAGTGATGCCAAAGCAATCAATGACGCCCATCTGCTCGAAGAAAAAGCACGCCTTATTATGGAAAAACAAAGTTTGGAGGAGAAAACGGCCGGTTATAAAAACGCCCTCAAAGAGTTCGAGATGGTGAAAACTAGACATACCCAGCTAGTTGAAGAAAATAGCAGCCTTTTGTCCAAA CTACAAGTTATTCAGAAAGAGCGATCGGAACAGGAAGACAACATCAACCAATTAAAAGAACAAGTGTGTCAGCAGCGGGATTCTCTGATTCAAGCTCAAACCAAATTGGCCGAAATGGATGGAGTGCAAACACAGTTAGAATA CCAAAGGCAAAGAGACTCGAAACACCAGGAAGAACTTGACCTCATCAAGCAATCTAATATAGATTTAGAAGAGGACATGCAAAGATGCCGGGCGaaagaaagtgaacttctTGAATTCACTCAACGACTTACTGAAACTAATGTTCGACTCCAGTCAGAATTGGCCACCATCCACGAGGAG GCCCAATTATTGAAAACTCACAGGGATGAAATCCTTGCCAAGCTGGAAGAAGTCGAGCGCAAGTGGAAGAATGCCAAGCTAGAGTTAACACATGAGCAAGAGAACCGGAATGGCGAGGCGACCGCTTGGGCACGTACTGTCTCGGAGAAATCTCGGCTTTGCGAAGATTTGCAAACACAAGTCCGCGAACTACAGAACGAGCTGGCATCGGTCCGTAGAAAACACGCCATTAATCTCAAG GAATTGACACGAGAGTTGAGGGTGACTAAGAAACGGCTTGATCAGATTGAGTCGTCATCAGCAAACGCCAACGCTACTCACAACAATGACGGAACCAGTTTGGGTTCCAGGACGAGTTCGAACACGTCCTTGAACACCACAGGCATC GAGCATCGAACCCCAGAGCATTCTCCTTCCCCCACGTCTGCACCGGTCAACATGTCACCGGATTGGGAGCGTAGCgccctttttgaaaaaatggtTCGCGTCCAACGTGACAATGCCCGAAAGAGCGAGAAACTCGATTTCCTGGAAGAGCACGTCCAAGATCTTGTGGCTGAAGTCAAGAAAAAGAACCGAATCATCCAATTCTTCTTTGCAAAGGAGGATGCAGGGTCGCTGGCTAGTGAGGCTAGTGATCGACACAAG GCTGAGATGGCGAAGCACGGTGGCATCATGTCGTCCATGTACAATATGAAGAGCCTGGACAACGGTCTGAGCCTGGAACTGAGCATGGAAATCAACCAGAAGCTGCAGAGTGTCCTGGAAGACacacttttgaaaaacataatgCTTAAA GATAACTTGAGTACATTAGGCGCTGAAGTAGCTAGGATAAGCCAACAATATCAATCGCTAttgcaacaacaaaagcaAGCGTAA
- the LOC123469360 gene encoding hexosaminidase D-like isoform X1 — MAVLVKLCTQWSAKRFLWLVTIVFVLVTLCWYMKSPLSAETGQHKFDCSQTSSSEAANRMEDGDMETEQTSSYEPLFKSKIVHIDLKGSPPKPTYFSELFPLLAKLGATGILIEYEDMFPYTGTSLESTPALNAYTPSMVSQINQLAKENHLEVIPLIQTFGHLEFLLKLPQHMHLREVPDQPQAICPTHNETLPLLFQLLQQVAKLHPESKRIHIGADEVYFIGRCTACQDRMNNKLWSTSDLFIDHVSAVAKFVNGKLGMRPMMWDDEFRSFTEPQLVQSGIGSLVDLVVWNYKPTLELDRDIWAKYLNVFDAIWAASAFKGATGSNQQITSVRYHVENHRAWLRLIAEYRDTPYLSKFKGIMLTGWSRYDHFAVTCELLPAAFPSLAVDLLLLQYGENHVHLADQEAVQYLGCTGSFIFQQSQDTYYPSCNFPGWEVFSVIQNYGQVMEQYAKVLNDSVVRGWLTDYNLAKQFSSPTHLSGIGTELSYLQNSFDALKRESEIAFPAVYDMNTTKEWFESHVKPMADKVSELLMGIEVLRSKNVWPRRPI, encoded by the exons ATGGCCGTTCTAGTCAAATTATGTACGCAGTGGAGTGCCAAACGTTTCTTATGGCTCGTGACAATAGTCTTCGTATTAGTTACTTTGTGTTGGTACATGAAAAGTCCGCTTTCAGCTGAGACAGGTCAACACAAATTTGATTGCTCACAAACTTCTAGCTCTGAAGCTGCCAACAGAATGGAGGATGGTGACATGGAAACAGAACAGACAAGCAGCTATGAACCCTTGTTCAAGAGCAAGATAGTTCACATTGATTTAAAGGGATCACCACCTAAGCCAACATATTTTTCAGAGCTGTTTCCATTACTAGCCAAACTTGGGGCCACTGGCATTTTGATTGAATATGAAGACATGTTTCCGTATACTGGCACATCTCTTGAAAGCACCCCTGCTCTTAATGCATACACCCCATCTATGGTCTCGCAAATCAATCAACTGGCAAAGGAAAACCATTTGGAAGTAATCCCACTTATTCAAACTTTTGGACATCTAGAGTTCCTCCTAAAACTTCCACAACATATGCACCTACGAGAAGTACCAGATCAGCCTCAG GCCATATGTCCAACTCACAATGAAACCCTGCCTTTACTATTCCAATTGCTACAACAAGTTGCCAAATTGCACCCCGAGTCTAAAAGGATTCACATTGGTGCCGATGAAGTCTACTTTATTGGTCGATGTACGGCTTGCCAGGATCGTATGAATAACAAGCTGTGGTCGACTTCAGATCTCTTTATAGATCATGTCTCTGCAGTTGCAAAATTTGTAAATGGCAAATTGGGTATGCGGCCCATGATGTGGGACGACGAATTTCGTTCCTTCACCGAACCTCAATTGGTTCAGTCTGGCATTGGTAGCTTAGTGGATCTCGTTGTTTGGAACTACAAGCCAACACTCGAACTAGATCGCGATATCTGGGCCAAGTATTTGAACGTTTTTGATGCCATTTGGGCAGCTAGTGCATTTAAAGGTGCCACTGGTTCAAACCAGCAAATCACCAGCGTTCGGTACCACGTAGAGAACCACCGCGCATGGCTACGTCTGATCGCCGAGTATCGAGACACCCCCTATCTAAGCAAATTCAAAGGCATCATGCTTACCGGCTGGTCTCG GTACGACCACTTTGCAGTCACGTGTGAACTACTGCCGGCAGCATTTCCTTCGCTCGCCGTGGATTTACTCTTGCTTCAGTACGGCGAGAATCATGTACATTTGGCAGACCAAGAAGCTGTTCAGTATTTGGGATGCACGGGAAGttttattttccaacagtCGCAAGACACCTACTACCCCAGCTGCAATTTCCCCGGTTGGGAAGTGTTTAGCGTTATCCAAAACTACGGCCAG GTAATGGAACAGTACGCAAAAGTGCTCAACGACTCTGTTGTACGAGGTTGGTTGACCGATTATAATTTGGCCAAGCAATTTTCCAGTCCAACCCACCTGTCTGGCATCGGCACTGAGCTCAGCTATCTACAAAACAGTTTTGATGCATTGAAGCGCGAATCAGAGATCGCCTTCCCCGCTGTTTACGACATGAATACCACCAAAGAGTGGTTCGAATCACACGTCAAACCCATGGCCGACAAAGTGAGTGAGCTCCTTATGGGCATTGAGGTTCTACGCTCCAAAAATGTCTGGCCGAGAAGACCTATTTAA
- the LOC123469360 gene encoding hexosaminidase D-like isoform X2, with protein sequence MEDGDMETEQTSSYEPLFKSKIVHIDLKGSPPKPTYFSELFPLLAKLGATGILIEYEDMFPYTGTSLESTPALNAYTPSMVSQINQLAKENHLEVIPLIQTFGHLEFLLKLPQHMHLREVPDQPQAICPTHNETLPLLFQLLQQVAKLHPESKRIHIGADEVYFIGRCTACQDRMNNKLWSTSDLFIDHVSAVAKFVNGKLGMRPMMWDDEFRSFTEPQLVQSGIGSLVDLVVWNYKPTLELDRDIWAKYLNVFDAIWAASAFKGATGSNQQITSVRYHVENHRAWLRLIAEYRDTPYLSKFKGIMLTGWSRYDHFAVTCELLPAAFPSLAVDLLLLQYGENHVHLADQEAVQYLGCTGSFIFQQSQDTYYPSCNFPGWEVFSVIQNYGQVMEQYAKVLNDSVVRGWLTDYNLAKQFSSPTHLSGIGTELSYLQNSFDALKRESEIAFPAVYDMNTTKEWFESHVKPMADKVSELLMGIEVLRSKNVWPRRPI encoded by the exons ATGGAGGATGGTGACATGGAAACAGAACAGACAAGCAGCTATGAACCCTTGTTCAAGAGCAAGATAGTTCACATTGATTTAAAGGGATCACCACCTAAGCCAACATATTTTTCAGAGCTGTTTCCATTACTAGCCAAACTTGGGGCCACTGGCATTTTGATTGAATATGAAGACATGTTTCCGTATACTGGCACATCTCTTGAAAGCACCCCTGCTCTTAATGCATACACCCCATCTATGGTCTCGCAAATCAATCAACTGGCAAAGGAAAACCATTTGGAAGTAATCCCACTTATTCAAACTTTTGGACATCTAGAGTTCCTCCTAAAACTTCCACAACATATGCACCTACGAGAAGTACCAGATCAGCCTCAG GCCATATGTCCAACTCACAATGAAACCCTGCCTTTACTATTCCAATTGCTACAACAAGTTGCCAAATTGCACCCCGAGTCTAAAAGGATTCACATTGGTGCCGATGAAGTCTACTTTATTGGTCGATGTACGGCTTGCCAGGATCGTATGAATAACAAGCTGTGGTCGACTTCAGATCTCTTTATAGATCATGTCTCTGCAGTTGCAAAATTTGTAAATGGCAAATTGGGTATGCGGCCCATGATGTGGGACGACGAATTTCGTTCCTTCACCGAACCTCAATTGGTTCAGTCTGGCATTGGTAGCTTAGTGGATCTCGTTGTTTGGAACTACAAGCCAACACTCGAACTAGATCGCGATATCTGGGCCAAGTATTTGAACGTTTTTGATGCCATTTGGGCAGCTAGTGCATTTAAAGGTGCCACTGGTTCAAACCAGCAAATCACCAGCGTTCGGTACCACGTAGAGAACCACCGCGCATGGCTACGTCTGATCGCCGAGTATCGAGACACCCCCTATCTAAGCAAATTCAAAGGCATCATGCTTACCGGCTGGTCTCG GTACGACCACTTTGCAGTCACGTGTGAACTACTGCCGGCAGCATTTCCTTCGCTCGCCGTGGATTTACTCTTGCTTCAGTACGGCGAGAATCATGTACATTTGGCAGACCAAGAAGCTGTTCAGTATTTGGGATGCACGGGAAGttttattttccaacagtCGCAAGACACCTACTACCCCAGCTGCAATTTCCCCGGTTGGGAAGTGTTTAGCGTTATCCAAAACTACGGCCAG GTAATGGAACAGTACGCAAAAGTGCTCAACGACTCTGTTGTACGAGGTTGGTTGACCGATTATAATTTGGCCAAGCAATTTTCCAGTCCAACCCACCTGTCTGGCATCGGCACTGAGCTCAGCTATCTACAAAACAGTTTTGATGCATTGAAGCGCGAATCAGAGATCGCCTTCCCCGCTGTTTACGACATGAATACCACCAAAGAGTGGTTCGAATCACACGTCAAACCCATGGCCGACAAAGTGAGTGAGCTCCTTATGGGCATTGAGGTTCTACGCTCCAAAAATGTCTGGCCGAGAAGACCTATTTAA
- the LOC123471371 gene encoding SAGA-associated factor 73-like, with protein MDATLPVDLRRFRPDVETSFNQIGIHQKLNQKMEAIMEGSDGRPYVAGMSKVSPPVACVQEESMPKAVRTEHHLNQPQQQQQQQQQHQQHRSLKFSVENILDPTKFTGHPQAMPPRLNNNIFQHPIQHIHHALFNHPAHHPWVLPVNPAGLLHHHLHPHVHHHVDVHSTSIESEDSLYDRSSDLESERSYRARSITSQKASSGDDDEDDDDGVEDDDDDCDDEEEDDDDEDTEVDMDDCDEVNDPAAVLMRLGNVAGDDLLATDGTNKMVAAAELLQQQMDAQQSDRKLDRKKKKKKKKKRKNKKMKNLAMINSMGSDDNLKHSNGVGNGSCSSSNGGGDRGGSGGGKPRRARTAFTYEQLVALENKFKTTRYLSVCERLNLALQLSLTETQVKIWFQNRRTKWKKQNPGLDVNSPPSSTNQPGGHHQQQQHSPVYGQQQQQQQPGNGAAGGQQNSPYSAGLVGSMMYNPHYLASAAALPFLLGNANGGAGHPCFHHIGHS; from the exons ATGGACGCTACTCTTCCGGTGGATCTGAGACGATTCAGACCTGACGTCGAGACGTCGTTTAATCAAATTGGGATTCATCAAAAGCTGAATCAGAAGATGGAAGCGATTATGGAAGGAAGTGACGGCCGACCGTACGTGGCCGGTATGAGTAAAGTGTCGCCACCAGTGGCTTGCGTTCAGGAGGAATCGATGCCGAAGGCAGTGCGGACTGAACATCACCTGAATCAGccccaacagcagcagcaacaacaacaacaacaccaacAACACAGATCGCTCAAGTTTAGCGTTGAAAATATTCTCGATCCGACGAAATTCACCGGCCATCCGCAGGCGATGCCTCCGCGtttaaacaacaacattttccAGCATCCGATCCAGCACATTCATCACGCATTGTTCAACCATCCAGCCCATCATCCGTGGGTGTTGCCCGTCAATCCGGCCGGTCTGTTGCACCACCATCTTCATCCGCATGTCCATCATCACGTGGATGTCCACAGCACATCCATCGAATCCGAGGACAGTCTCTACGACCGGAGTAGCGATCTCGAATCAG AGAGGAGCTATCGAGCCCGTTCCATCACCAGTCAGAAAGCCTCGTCTGGGgacgacgacgaagacgacgacgacggagtcgaagatgatgatgacgattgcgatgatgaagaagaggatgacgacgatgaagaTACTGAAGTCGACATGGATGATTGCGATGAAGTCAATGACCCCGCCGCTGTCCTCATGCGATTGGGAAACGTCGCCGGTGACGATCTGCTCGCGACGGACGGTACCAACAAAATGGTGGCAGCAGCCGAACTCCTCCAGCAACAAATGGACGCCCAGCAATCGGACCGGAAACTGgacaggaagaagaagaagaagaagaagaagaagaggaagaataAAAAGATGAAGAATTTGGCGATGATCAATTCGATGGGTTCCGATGATAATTTGAAGCACAGTAACGGAGTGGGTAATGGTAGCTGTTCCAGTTCGAACGGTGGTGGAGATCGAGGCGGAAGTGGAGGTGGCAAACCGAGACGGGCCAGAACGGCTTTTACCTACGAGCAGCTGGTAGCGTTGGAGAACAAATTCAAGACGACGCGTTACCTGTCCGTCTGCGAACGACTCAATTTGGCGCTGCAATTATCGCTGACTGAAACTCAGGTGAAAATCTGGTTCCAAAATCGACGCACCAAGTGGAAGAAACAGAATCCAGGGCTGGATGTCAACTCTCCGCCCAGCAGTACCAATCAGCCTGGAGGTCAtcatcaacagcaacaacattcGCCCGTCTACggccagcagcagcagcagcagcagccgggCAATGGCGCTGCAGGTGGCCAGCAGAATTCACCTTATTCGGCCGGCCTTGTCGGTTCCATGATGTACAATCCGCATTACCTGGCCAGTGCCGCCGCTCTACCTTTTTTGCTGGGCAATGCCAACGGTGGAGCGGGGCACCCATGTTTCCATCACATTGGCCATTCGTGA